Proteins found in one Nostoc sp. NIES-3756 genomic segment:
- a CDS encoding glycoside hydrolase family 10 protein: MQVFVKWCGESLIPKIFLIRKRVFLAVMLVLSCVATVMLSLPLNAQISSNTPSELRGVWLTNIDSDVLFEGDRLKKSLQRLDELNFNTVYPAVWNWGYTLYPSKVAAKVIGRALDPTPGLQGRDMLKEIVTEGHKQGLTVIPWFEFGFMAPADSLLAKNRPQWLTSRSNGSRIVKEGIHDRVWLNPFRPEVQQFIQDLIVEIVRNYDIDGIQFDDHFGLPSELGYDAYTVALYKKEHRGQTPSKNPRDPEWVRWRASKITNFMQRVFKAIKATKRDCLVSVAPNPQRFSYEYFLADWQKWERMGLIEELVLQIYRDDLNVFVQELEYPEVKAAKAHIPVSIGILSGLKNRSISMQQIQTQVQKVRDRNFAGVSFFFYETLWNLSQEKSSQRQAAFRQIFSQPAKYPNLITGWKP; encoded by the coding sequence ATGCAGGTTTTTGTAAAGTGGTGTGGTGAATCTTTAATTCCCAAGATTTTTTTGATTAGAAAGCGGGTGTTCTTGGCTGTAATGCTGGTTTTGAGTTGTGTGGCTACAGTAATGTTATCTTTGCCATTAAACGCTCAAATCAGTTCCAATACACCATCTGAGTTAAGAGGAGTATGGTTAACAAATATTGATAGCGATGTATTGTTTGAAGGCGATCGCCTCAAGAAATCTTTACAACGCCTAGATGAACTCAACTTTAATACCGTCTACCCGGCTGTGTGGAATTGGGGATATACACTTTACCCTAGCAAAGTCGCCGCCAAAGTGATTGGACGCGCTCTCGACCCCACCCCAGGATTACAAGGGCGAGATATGCTCAAAGAAATCGTCACGGAGGGACATAAACAAGGATTAACGGTGATTCCTTGGTTTGAATTTGGCTTCATGGCTCCCGCCGATTCTCTTTTGGCTAAAAATCGTCCCCAATGGCTCACCAGTCGCAGCAACGGTAGCCGCATAGTCAAGGAAGGTATACATGATCGGGTATGGTTAAACCCCTTCCGCCCAGAGGTGCAACAATTCATCCAAGATTTAATAGTGGAGATTGTGCGAAACTATGACATCGATGGCATCCAATTTGATGATCATTTCGGCTTACCTTCAGAACTGGGCTATGATGCCTACACCGTAGCTTTATACAAAAAAGAACATCGTGGTCAAACGCCATCGAAAAACCCCCGCGATCCCGAATGGGTGCGTTGGCGAGCCAGTAAAATCACCAACTTCATGCAAAGGGTATTTAAAGCTATTAAAGCTACGAAAAGAGATTGCTTAGTTTCCGTTGCACCTAATCCTCAACGTTTCTCCTACGAATACTTTCTTGCAGACTGGCAAAAATGGGAAAGGATGGGACTGATTGAAGAATTGGTATTGCAAATTTACCGCGACGATTTAAACGTCTTTGTCCAAGAATTGGAATATCCAGAAGTCAAAGCAGCTAAAGCACACATTCCTGTAAGTATTGGTATTTTGTCTGGGTTGAAAAACCGCTCTATATCCATGCAGCAGATTCAAACTCAAGTGCAAAAAGTCCGCGATCGCAACTTTGCTGGTGTTTCTTTCTTCTTCTACGAAACCCTCTGGAACCTCAGCCAAGAAAAATCATCACAACGTCAAGCCGCCTTCCGGCAAATATTTTCCCAACCAGCTAAATACCCAAACCTGATCACAGGTTGGAAACCTTAA
- the mgtE gene encoding magnesium transporter, with product MTDVNNLNTTIGDVSRRELRDLVRTQLRILLDAGDLQGAKAILVPVQPADIAEAIEGLPETMHALAFRLLSKDEAIEVYEYLDYSVQERLIAELKSQEVRDIVDQMSSDDRARLFDELPAKVVNHLLEQLSPTERQATALMLGYEADTAGRIMTLEFIALKDSMTVGQALERIRSLANASEMIYYLYVTDQARRLMGIVSLRELVTSQPEQTIGEVMTRDVIFVNTDTHQEEVAKLIQRYDFLAVPVVDRQQLLVGIVTVDDVIDILQEETTKDIYALGGGVQSSGDNYFQMNLLEVARKRVLWLFVLLITNTVTGTIIKSQEDILTQVVTLTAFIPLLTGTGGNVGAQSSTVVIRGMNTEEIRSLGPLQVIGREAIAGALLGGMLGTIATIWAYFLQGRFEVAIAVGVSLIAISILASVSGSALPFLFRFLRLDPALMSAPFITTAVDVLGVLIYFNLARIILRL from the coding sequence GTGACAGATGTGAACAATTTAAACACCACTATTGGAGATGTTTCTCGTAGAGAATTGCGTGATTTAGTGCGAACTCAACTGCGAATTTTGCTGGATGCAGGCGATTTACAGGGAGCAAAAGCCATTCTTGTACCTGTACAGCCTGCGGATATTGCCGAAGCAATTGAAGGTTTGCCAGAGACTATGCACGCTTTGGCTTTTCGCCTACTTTCTAAGGATGAGGCGATTGAGGTTTATGAGTATCTCGACTACAGCGTTCAAGAAAGATTAATTGCCGAACTGAAAAGTCAAGAAGTCCGCGATATCGTTGATCAAATGTCTTCTGATGACCGGGCTAGGTTATTTGATGAGTTACCAGCCAAGGTTGTCAATCATCTATTAGAACAACTCAGCCCAACAGAACGTCAAGCTACAGCTTTAATGTTGGGTTACGAAGCCGATACGGCTGGGCGCATTATGACTCTAGAGTTCATTGCCCTGAAAGACAGCATGACGGTAGGGCAAGCCCTAGAGCGTATTCGGAGCCTAGCTAATGCCAGTGAGATGATTTACTATCTTTACGTTACTGATCAGGCACGACGCTTAATGGGAATTGTCTCGCTGCGTGAGTTGGTGACATCCCAGCCAGAACAAACAATTGGCGAGGTGATGACTCGTGATGTAATTTTTGTCAATACTGATACCCACCAAGAAGAAGTAGCCAAGTTGATTCAACGGTATGATTTTTTAGCTGTTCCTGTTGTGGATAGGCAACAGCTTTTAGTGGGGATAGTCACGGTTGATGATGTGATTGATATTCTGCAAGAGGAAACCACTAAAGATATCTATGCTTTAGGTGGTGGTGTGCAGTCCAGTGGTGACAATTACTTCCAAATGAATTTACTGGAAGTTGCCCGTAAGCGAGTTTTGTGGTTATTTGTACTATTAATCACGAATACCGTCACTGGCACAATTATTAAGTCTCAGGAGGACATATTAACTCAAGTAGTAACGCTGACAGCATTTATTCCCCTGTTGACTGGGACTGGCGGTAATGTGGGGGCGCAGTCTTCCACAGTAGTGATTCGCGGGATGAATACAGAAGAAATACGATCGCTCGGCCCGTTGCAAGTGATAGGCAGGGAAGCGATCGCTGGTGCGTTGTTAGGGGGTATGTTAGGTACTATTGCTACTATCTGGGCTTATTTTCTCCAGGGTCGATTTGAAGTAGCGATCGCAGTTGGTGTTAGTCTCATAGCCATCTCGATTTTAGCTTCTGTTTCCGGTTCAGCACTGCCATTTTTATTTCGCTTTTTGCGTTTAGATCCGGCTTTAATGTCAGCCCCATTTATCACTACAGCAGTTGACGTACTCGGAGTTCTAATTTACTTCAACTTGGCACGGATAATTTTAAGGTTGTGA
- a CDS encoding COR domain-containing protein: MVKDEAYRKAEKRIEKARREGAVKLSLRNMKLTEVPEAIASLTQLQNLDLARNQLIELPEAITSLTQLQSLDLFENQLTQLPDAIASLTQLKSLELSYNQLTQLPDAIVSLTQLRILSLARNQLTILPETFCGLSQLRNLNLFSNQFNSIPSWINQLSSLEVLGIGNNYIRDLPDSIECCTSLQQLNLGDEAGGNPLVEIPAPIRGLKSLKSLLAYYCELELLPDWLNELTLLEYIDLRNNHLSDLPESLGKITGLKELNLRANPLQKVPICIRNLKLLETLGMENCELESLPEWINELPSLENLYLANNNLSNLPSSLGKLPLLEQLELEGNPLNPDLAAAYEEGTEAVLKYLQAKAEDEMTLYEAKLILIGEGEVGKSCLLGALRGDEWVDGRPTTHGIEIKPVIVTDPDSGTEITLNGWDFGGQRVYRPTHQLFFSAPAVYLVVWKPREGPQQGFVKEWITLIKNREPDAKVLVVATHGGPGQRQPDIDKQEILAQFGKETVIDFLHVDSKPQDNTTDCTGLAELKNVIARVAASLPEMGRSVPAKWQQVRETLQTSDKPYLPYKDVIAICAEHGVDEKQAELFLRISHTLGHFIHYHYDPTLRDIVILKPDWLAKAISFVLDDETTRKRNGLVEFEHLSELWSNPPFAGEEGYPKQLHPIFLRLMERFDLSYKVVLNPAEPSTTSLIAQLVPDQRPELPNWGEQPEPGDRQQVQICRIVDSRGQFAVAEGLFYQLIVRLHKYSLGRKNYADSIHWQRGLMLDNDYNGRALLEYVGTDVKITVRAAYPERFLSYLTEEIKWLVENFWEGLRCNVMVPCIATCGMNTPGHGLFEVQKLIDSKKKNRDDYPCPVSGCGEWQNIDQLLNNAPTSQPPSQAIGIEHFRGIVKEELKVIRQDLVILDRRDEERFQKLSQEQRTILSQVDQEFAALMQMLTDEAKDGPRLFSFKPVDPKFFDRPKWISAKFQLTLWCEHARQPLPALNPHDQKKGVYEIVLPREWFTKAIPFLKLLTGTLSLVLPVAGSATKLMLDDTTYKGIEEQLDLGQKAIESTLKGGDMALAGDSKSDSRFLEGDAIRAQGSILRELHALLKEKDPSFGGLVRVQNKRREFLWVHPQFVDEY, from the coding sequence ATGGTAAAAGATGAAGCTTACCGGAAAGCAGAAAAGCGCATTGAAAAGGCACGGCGAGAGGGAGCAGTGAAACTCAGTCTCCGCAATATGAAACTTACGGAAGTGCCAGAGGCGATCGCATCGCTGACCCAGTTACAAAATCTTGACCTTGCTAGAAACCAACTAATAGAACTACCAGAGGCGATCACATCCCTGACTCAGTTACAAAGCCTTGACCTCTTTGAAAACCAATTAACGCAACTGCCAGACGCGATCGCATCCCTAACTCAGTTGAAATCACTTGAACTATCGTACAACCAATTGACCCAACTGCCAGATGCGATTGTATCCCTGACTCAGTTACGAATACTTAGTCTCGCCCGCAACCAACTGACAATATTGCCTGAAACATTTTGCGGACTTTCACAGTTACGGAATCTAAATTTATTTAGCAACCAATTTAACTCAATTCCTTCTTGGATCAATCAACTTAGCTCTCTAGAAGTTCTTGGTATTGGAAATAACTATATTAGAGATTTACCAGATTCGATTGAGTGTTGTACAAGTTTGCAACAACTGAATTTAGGCGACGAAGCAGGCGGTAATCCTTTAGTTGAAATTCCCGCACCCATCCGTGGTCTTAAAAGCCTCAAAAGCTTATTAGCCTATTACTGCGAGTTAGAATTGTTACCCGACTGGTTAAATGAATTAACTTTGCTCGAGTATATAGATTTACGTAATAACCACTTATCTGATTTACCAGAATCCTTGGGAAAGATTACTGGCTTAAAAGAATTAAACCTTAGAGCCAACCCTTTGCAAAAAGTTCCCATATGTATCCGAAACCTCAAACTGCTGGAAACTTTGGGTATGGAAAATTGTGAGTTGGAATCTTTACCTGAATGGATTAACGAACTTCCTTCACTAGAAAATTTATATTTAGCCAACAACAACTTATCTAACTTACCATCATCATTAGGAAAACTTCCTTTATTAGAACAGCTTGAACTCGAAGGCAATCCACTCAACCCTGACCTTGCTGCTGCCTACGAAGAAGGCACAGAAGCCGTCTTGAAATATTTACAGGCAAAAGCAGAAGATGAAATGACGTTGTATGAGGCCAAGCTAATTTTGATTGGTGAGGGTGAAGTAGGCAAAAGTTGCCTGCTGGGAGCATTGCGGGGTGATGAATGGGTAGATGGTCGCCCTACCACTCACGGAATCGAGATTAAGCCTGTAATTGTCACCGATCCTGACAGTGGCACAGAAATCACCTTAAATGGTTGGGATTTTGGCGGTCAACGGGTTTACCGACCGACACATCAGTTGTTTTTCAGTGCGCCAGCAGTGTATCTAGTAGTGTGGAAGCCACGGGAAGGCCCCCAGCAGGGCTTTGTCAAAGAGTGGATTACGCTAATCAAAAATCGAGAACCGGATGCAAAGGTCTTAGTTGTGGCAACACACGGCGGCCCCGGACAGCGACAACCAGACATAGACAAACAAGAAATTCTGGCTCAATTCGGCAAAGAAACGGTAATCGATTTCTTGCATGTAGACAGCAAACCCCAGGACAACACAACAGATTGTACTGGGTTAGCAGAATTAAAAAATGTGATCGCTCGTGTCGCCGCATCTCTTCCTGAAATGGGGCGTTCCGTTCCCGCAAAGTGGCAACAGGTAAGAGAAACCTTGCAGACCAGCGATAAACCCTATCTGCCCTACAAAGATGTTATTGCCATCTGCGCCGAACATGGCGTTGATGAAAAGCAGGCAGAACTTTTTCTTCGCATCTCTCATACACTAGGGCATTTCATTCATTATCATTACGACCCCACACTACGCGATATCGTCATTCTCAAACCCGACTGGCTAGCAAAAGCGATTAGCTTCGTCCTAGATGATGAAACGACACGCAAACGCAACGGTTTAGTAGAATTTGAACATCTCAGCGAGTTGTGGAGTAATCCCCCGTTTGCAGGTGAGGAAGGCTACCCAAAACAATTGCATCCTATTTTTCTGCGGTTGATGGAACGCTTTGACCTGTCCTACAAAGTTGTGTTAAATCCGGCAGAACCTAGCACTACCAGCCTAATTGCTCAACTAGTACCCGACCAACGCCCTGAACTCCCCAACTGGGGAGAGCAACCAGAACCCGGAGACAGACAACAGGTGCAAATCTGCCGCATTGTGGACAGTCGGGGACAGTTTGCAGTGGCAGAAGGCTTGTTTTATCAGTTGATTGTTCGGTTACACAAATACTCATTGGGGCGAAAGAATTACGCAGACAGCATTCACTGGCAACGGGGCTTGATGCTTGACAATGACTACAACGGTCGGGCATTGCTGGAGTATGTTGGCACTGATGTAAAAATTACAGTACGGGCAGCTTATCCTGAGCGATTCTTGTCTTATCTCACCGAGGAGATTAAATGGTTAGTAGAAAATTTCTGGGAAGGGTTGCGTTGTAATGTGATGGTTCCCTGCATAGCAACTTGTGGCATGAATACGCCTGGACATGGACTGTTTGAGGTACAAAAACTAATTGACAGCAAAAAGAAAAACCGTGATGATTACCCGTGTCCGGTTTCAGGTTGTGGTGAATGGCAAAACATAGATCAATTACTGAATAACGCACCAACATCTCAACCCCCATCCCAAGCAATTGGCATTGAGCATTTCCGAGGCATTGTGAAAGAGGAATTAAAAGTCATCCGCCAAGATTTGGTTATTTTGGATCGTCGAGATGAAGAACGCTTTCAGAAATTGTCTCAGGAACAGCGCACCATTTTAAGCCAAGTTGATCAGGAGTTTGCCGCACTGATGCAAATGCTCACCGATGAAGCCAAAGATGGGCCGCGCCTGTTCAGCTTTAAGCCTGTTGACCCGAAATTTTTTGACCGTCCCAAATGGATAAGTGCTAAGTTTCAACTCACCCTCTGGTGCGAACACGCTCGTCAGCCACTTCCAGCATTAAATCCCCACGACCAGAAAAAGGGAGTCTATGAAATAGTCTTACCCCGTGAGTGGTTTACCAAAGCCATCCCCTTTCTCAAACTGTTGACGGGAACCCTGAGTCTAGTCTTACCCGTTGCAGGTTCTGCAACCAAGTTGATGCTTGATGACACCACCTACAAAGGCATTGAAGAACAACTCGACCTCGGACAGAAAGCGATCGAGTCTACCTTGAAGGGAGGCGATATGGCTTTGGCTGGTGACTCCAAGAGCGATTCTCGATTTTTGGAAGGCGACGCAATTCGCGCCCAAGGTTCGATTTTACGAGAATTACACGCTCTTTTGAAAGAGAAAGACCCTAGTTTTGGTGGACTGGTGCGGGTGCAGAACAAACGCCGGGAATTTCTCTGGGTTCATCCTCAGTTTGTGGATGAGTATTAA
- a CDS encoding DUF4351 domain-containing protein — protein sequence MDEAQAPQEDLSEAILDFTNLADLRTWLEAL from the coding sequence ATAGATGAAGCGCAAGCACCACAAGAAGATTTGAGCGAAGCGATATTAGATTTTACGAATTTAGCTGATTTAAGAACTTGGTTAGAAGCACTTTAA
- a CDS encoding class I SAM-dependent methyltransferase has translation MTTRTLGIPANLYDYLLSISLREPEILTQLRNQTAQHPVGRMQIAPEQGQFMALLVQLIGAKKTLEVGVFTGYSALIVALALPPEGKVVACDISAEFTAIAQRYWQQAKVAHKIDLHLAPALETLDKLLAAGEAETFDFAFIDADKSNYDNYYERSLQLIRPGGLIAIDNVLWSGRVADPQVQDNRTKKIRAFNEKLLQDQRISLSLVPIGDGLTLARKN, from the coding sequence ATGACAACTCGGACTCTGGGCATCCCAGCAAACTTATATGACTATTTGCTATCTATTTCTTTACGGGAACCAGAAATATTAACCCAATTACGCAACCAAACAGCCCAGCATCCTGTGGGAAGAATGCAGATAGCGCCAGAACAAGGACAATTTATGGCGTTGCTAGTGCAGTTAATTGGGGCAAAAAAAACTTTAGAAGTGGGAGTATTTACAGGCTACAGTGCGTTGATCGTTGCACTAGCTTTACCTCCTGAGGGGAAGGTAGTAGCTTGTGATATTAGTGCAGAGTTTACCGCCATCGCCCAACGTTATTGGCAACAAGCCAAGGTAGCCCATAAAATCGACCTCCACCTCGCCCCAGCTTTGGAAACGTTAGATAAATTACTTGCAGCAGGCGAAGCCGAAACTTTTGACTTTGCCTTTATTGATGCTGATAAAAGCAACTATGATAATTATTATGAGCGATCGCTCCAATTAATCCGTCCAGGCGGTCTAATTGCTATTGATAATGTTCTTTGGTCTGGTAGAGTCGCAGACCCCCAAGTGCAAGATAATCGTACTAAAAAAATCCGCGCCTTTAACGAAAAGTTACTACAAGACCAGCGCATCAGTTTAAGTCTCGTCCCTATCGGCGATGGCTTAACTTTAGCTAGAAAGAATTGA
- a CDS encoding site-2 protease family protein — MFALSETSILGIILLVAFTILGWGFYRARPFGKLGILAWLQSVVLMAPWLLFFGLFAAGIYINIVGILFLVVGSAGLYIYLGRQLRAAGQDAILKQRATERLAAESAPPPENTPQPVGVVVEIMPIPEEDLNVIKSIFGIDTFFATETIAYQEGAIFKGNLRGEPQAVHSRLSKSLQDKLGEKYRLFLVEDTDTKPVVIVLPSTNDPRPTTLAQKAFAAILGIATIGTSLETAGLLLNFDLFSSPERLPTALPIGLGIFATLVAHEIGHWFIARRHQVRLSWPFLLPAVQIGSFGAITRFESLLPNRSVLFDIAVAGPIAGGIVSLLMLIAGLLLSHPGSLFQLPNQFFQGSILVGSLARVVLGSALQSPLVNVHPLVIIGWLGLVITALNLMPAGSLDGGRIVQAIYGRKTAGRATFATLIVLALVSLGNNLAMYWAIVILFLQRDLERPSLNEISEPDDARAALGLLVLFLMITILLPLTPGLAGRLGIG; from the coding sequence ATGTTTGCTCTGTCAGAGACTTCTATACTGGGAATAATTTTACTTGTAGCTTTCACCATTTTGGGTTGGGGCTTTTATCGCGCCAGACCTTTTGGTAAACTGGGAATCCTAGCTTGGTTGCAGTCGGTGGTTTTGATGGCTCCCTGGCTGTTGTTTTTTGGTTTGTTCGCTGCCGGGATTTATATCAACATTGTTGGGATATTGTTCTTGGTTGTAGGTTCTGCTGGATTGTACATCTACTTGGGTAGACAGTTACGTGCGGCTGGACAAGATGCTATCCTCAAGCAACGGGCAACAGAAAGGTTAGCGGCTGAATCTGCACCACCCCCAGAAAACACACCCCAGCCAGTAGGGGTAGTTGTGGAAATAATGCCAATCCCTGAAGAAGACTTAAATGTGATTAAAAGCATTTTTGGGATTGATACATTTTTTGCCACAGAAACGATCGCCTACCAAGAAGGTGCTATCTTCAAAGGTAATCTGCGTGGCGAACCACAAGCGGTTCACAGCCGTTTGAGTAAGAGTTTGCAAGATAAGTTAGGTGAGAAATATCGCCTATTTCTGGTAGAAGACACAGACACTAAACCTGTCGTCATTGTCCTACCAAGCACTAATGATCCGCGTCCCACAACTTTAGCTCAGAAAGCCTTTGCCGCTATCCTGGGTATAGCAACTATCGGCACTAGCTTAGAAACTGCGGGACTACTCCTGAATTTTGATTTATTTAGTAGTCCAGAACGTTTGCCAACCGCTTTACCCATAGGCTTAGGCATATTTGCAACTTTAGTGGCTCACGAAATTGGGCATTGGTTTATTGCCCGTCGTCATCAAGTCCGCCTTAGCTGGCCTTTCTTATTACCAGCTGTGCAGATTGGTTCTTTTGGCGCAATTACCCGCTTTGAGTCACTTTTACCCAATCGCTCAGTATTGTTCGATATTGCCGTAGCAGGGCCAATAGCTGGGGGTATCGTTTCTTTACTGATGCTAATTGCTGGCTTGCTACTATCTCACCCAGGCAGTTTATTTCAGTTACCCAATCAGTTTTTCCAAGGATCAATTTTGGTGGGTAGCTTGGCGCGGGTTGTTCTTGGTTCAGCCTTGCAATCTCCTTTAGTTAATGTCCACCCCTTAGTCATCATTGGTTGGCTAGGTTTGGTAATCACAGCTTTAAACTTAATGCCTGCTGGTTCTTTAGATGGTGGGCGGATTGTTCAGGCAATCTACGGACGCAAAACCGCAGGACGAGCAACCTTTGCTACCTTAATTGTTCTAGCTTTGGTGTCTTTGGGTAATAATTTGGCGATGTATTGGGCGATTGTAATTTTGTTCTTACAACGAGATTTAGAACGCCCCAGCTTGAATGAAATCAGCGAACCAGATGATGCTAGAGCTGCTTTGGGTTTATTGGTTTTATTCTTGATGATCACTATCCTTTTACCCCTGACTCCCGGCTTGGCTGGACGGTTGGGTATTGGTTAG
- the hemB gene encoding porphobilinogen synthase has protein sequence MSVKPLNLGQRPRRLRRTATLRRMVRETTLSVDDLIYPMFVMEGEGQKVEISSMSGCYRYSLDLLLREIAEVYSLGINAVAIFPVIPQHKKDDTGTESYNPEGLVQQTVRAIKQAVPDIVVITDIALDPFTTHGHDGLVDEKGTILNDSTVEVLVKMALSQAAAGTDFVAPSDMMDGRIGAVRQALDAEGYINVGILAYSAKYASAYYGPFRDALDSAPKFGDKKTYQMDAANAREALKEVELDIVEGADIVMVKPALAYLDIIQQIHQTTQLPVAAYNVSGEYAMIKAAAQMGWIDEKQVILESLTSMKRAGADLILTYFAKEVALMLS, from the coding sequence ATGTCAGTCAAACCATTGAACCTTGGTCAACGTCCGCGTCGTCTGCGGCGCACCGCAACGCTGCGACGCATGGTAAGGGAAACAACTCTCAGCGTAGATGACCTAATTTACCCAATGTTTGTCATGGAAGGAGAAGGGCAAAAAGTAGAAATTTCCTCCATGAGTGGGTGTTATCGATATTCTTTAGATTTGTTGCTCAGAGAAATAGCCGAAGTGTACAGTTTGGGAATTAATGCGGTTGCAATTTTCCCCGTCATCCCCCAACATAAAAAAGACGACACAGGTACAGAAAGCTACAACCCAGAGGGGTTAGTACAACAAACAGTCAGAGCCATTAAACAAGCAGTTCCAGATATTGTTGTCATCACCGACATAGCCCTTGACCCCTTTACTACTCATGGTCACGATGGATTAGTCGATGAAAAAGGCACTATCTTAAATGACTCGACTGTAGAAGTGTTAGTAAAAATGGCACTTTCTCAAGCCGCAGCCGGAACAGATTTTGTCGCCCCTTCCGACATGATGGATGGGAGAATTGGTGCAGTTCGTCAGGCGCTAGATGCTGAAGGTTACATCAATGTCGGGATTTTGGCATACTCCGCCAAATACGCTTCAGCCTACTACGGCCCCTTTCGGGATGCTTTAGATTCCGCCCCGAAATTTGGTGACAAAAAGACCTATCAGATGGACGCAGCCAACGCCAGAGAAGCCTTAAAAGAAGTAGAACTAGATATTGTCGAAGGGGCAGATATCGTCATGGTAAAACCTGCCCTCGCCTACCTAGATATTATTCAGCAAATCCACCAAACTACTCAGCTACCAGTCGCAGCCTATAACGTCAGTGGCGAATACGCCATGATTAAAGCCGCAGCTCAAATGGGTTGGATTGATGAAAAACAAGTAATTTTAGAATCCTTAACCAGCATGAAACGTGCAGGCGCAGATTTGATTCTGACCTACTTTGCCAAAGAAGTGGCGTTGATGTTGTCTTAA
- a CDS encoding SDR family oxidoreductase yields MPENQTLQPPQQQQPPGTESKMQPRPKADDEKYQGSGKLKDKVALITGGDSGIGRAVAIAFAKEGADVAFVYLSEHSDAEETKNSVEEYGRRAVAIAGDITDESFCQRAIQQTVDEFGKLDILINNAAEQHPQKSIEDITAEQLERTFQTNIFSMFYLTKAALKHLKQGSAIINTTSVTAYKGSPQLLDYSATKGAIVAFTRSLSQNLVSQGIRVNAVAPGPIWTPLIPSTFPEEKVESFGKQVPMQRAGQPEEVAPSYVFLASDDSSYMSGQVLHPNGGEVVNG; encoded by the coding sequence ATGCCAGAAAATCAAACATTACAACCACCACAGCAACAGCAGCCACCTGGAACAGAATCCAAAATGCAGCCAAGACCCAAAGCAGATGATGAGAAATATCAGGGTAGTGGTAAGTTAAAAGATAAAGTTGCCTTGATTACGGGTGGTGATAGTGGAATTGGTCGTGCTGTGGCGATCGCATTTGCGAAAGAAGGTGCAGATGTAGCGTTTGTTTATCTCAGCGAACACAGCGACGCAGAAGAAACCAAAAATTCAGTGGAAGAATATGGACGGCGTGCAGTAGCGATCGCCGGAGATATTACTGATGAAAGTTTTTGTCAGCGTGCTATCCAACAAACAGTAGATGAGTTCGGTAAACTAGATATTCTCATTAATAATGCAGCTGAACAACATCCCCAAAAAAGCATCGAAGATATTACGGCTGAACAGTTAGAACGGACATTCCAGACTAACATTTTTTCCATGTTCTACTTAACCAAAGCTGCACTTAAGCACCTGAAACAAGGTAGTGCAATTATCAATACCACATCAGTTACAGCTTATAAAGGCAGTCCTCAATTGCTCGATTACTCTGCAACAAAAGGAGCAATTGTTGCTTTTACCCGTTCCTTGTCACAAAATTTAGTTAGCCAGGGCATAAGAGTTAATGCTGTTGCACCCGGCCCCATTTGGACACCTTTAATTCCCTCTACATTCCCAGAGGAAAAAGTAGAAAGCTTTGGTAAACAAGTACCAATGCAACGCGCAGGACAACCAGAAGAAGTTGCGCCAAGCTATGTGTTTTTAGCTTCTGATGACTCTTCTTATATGTCCGGTCAAGTTTTACATCCTAATGGTGGTGAAGTAGTTAACGGTTAA
- a CDS encoding Uma2 family endonuclease, which yields MSVIVAKWTIDEYHRMIEAGILCDRQVELLQGEIVEMSPEGEPHAYCSHEAAQYLTDLLGQRATIRQAKPITLPNDSEPEPDIAIVQRLGREYREHHPYPENIFWVIEYANSSLEKDLETKSKIYAQAGILEYWVVNLKKLNLVVFRDILDGDYTTKQTLTTGNIQPLAFPDIFVSVERIIN from the coding sequence ATGAGTGTGATTGTAGCTAAGTGGACGATTGACGAATATCACCGGATGATTGAGGCTGGCATTTTGTGCGATCGCCAGGTTGAATTGCTTCAAGGAGAAATCGTAGAAATGTCACCGGAAGGAGAACCACACGCTTACTGTAGTCATGAAGCCGCACAGTATCTAACGGATTTATTAGGTCAACGTGCCACAATACGTCAAGCCAAGCCTATCACCCTACCCAACGACTCAGAACCCGAACCAGATATTGCCATTGTCCAACGTTTAGGACGCGAATACCGAGAGCATCATCCATATCCAGAAAATATTTTTTGGGTGATTGAGTATGCTAACTCCAGCTTAGAGAAAGATTTAGAGACGAAAAGCAAAATTTACGCCCAAGCAGGTATTTTAGAGTATTGGGTTGTAAATCTCAAAAAGCTCAACTTAGTTGTGTTCCGAGACATTTTAGATGGAGATTACACCACAAAACAGACTTTAACTACTGGCAACATTCAACCACTTGCATTTCCAGATATTTTTGTGTCAGTAGAAAGAATTATTAATTAG